The following DNA comes from Saccharomyces cerevisiae S288C chromosome XIII, complete sequence.
TCGGTATCCTGACCACGAGGTTCGTCGGAAACCAATGAATGAACTTGATTACTATTAGactcttttttcaactgAAATCTCTTCCTACTGTGTCTTTGCAACATCGCTGCGATACCATTATTAGATTGTGTGGTCGCTGATATGGGTGCTGGAGAATTTGACTTTGACTTGGATTTAGCCTTATATTTAGGGCCTGGTGCGTAGTCtaacttcctttttttcacttgCTCATCTGCCTCAAGTTGCTTATAGGCACTTTCGGCTGAAGATAAAGTAAGATAAAAATCAATTACCTTTTGATGTGCTTTGATCCTAGTTCTGTCAAAATTTAACACCTGTAGTCCTTCTCTTGAAACAGCTCTAGAAAGGGCAACGTACGCCTGACCCTTTTCGAATACTCTACGTAAATCCACTTTAACTTTTGGAAGTGTCTGACCCTGAGATTTGTGAATGGATAGTGACCAGGCAAGCATTAGCGGTAATTGAACCCTTGATACCAGTGgcttttcattttcgtcTTCTATCGCCCAATCCTCCGGCTCGACAAGCACCATCCTCGTACTCATATCAGAAGCTTTGAATCTCACGAGAGGTAACCTTCGTTTTCCTGCAGAGTTTTGATGTATGGTCTGCATCAGTTGTTCCTTGCGTTTTATATTTTCCAGCACAACTTCGTCATCTGTCTTGACTCTCTTCATGAAGTCAAAAACTGAGGAATCTAGGGGAGAGACCGGCTCACCTATATCACTCTTAGCAAATCCCTCCTTCACTGAAGATTTGCGACTAGCTACCGCACTTTCTTCCCCATCACTTTGCTCCCTCTCCATTGCAGCTTTTAGTTTTGAAGGGTTTTCTGCCCAAGTCTCGAGTTTTTCTGGAGGCATAGATGGATCGTTTGTTAGCGCCTCATAGCAAAAATATGTTTCTGGATCCATGAATTCGATGACTTTACCAAGGGATCCATTAACTAATGTTGCGTCTAGATTTTTTACCATCATAACCTGAGCGCCAACTTTCAAATGTAATTCCTTTGGAgctaaaaaattttgtaacAGCCTTTCCTTTAACTCTTCGTCTTCCAAAGCACCGCCATCGATTGCATTAAAAATATGCACCTGGCCTGGCAATTTACTTAGCCTTGAATTATTGGCCCTTTCTACTTCCATTCTGGTACTATAAAGTTCCGCGGGAATAATTTCATCGTCTGGCAATGGTCTAGAAAGCTTCTTGAACTCTCTTTCtgtttcatcatcaatattgCCTAGTCTCATCCGATTCAACATGTCAATGAACTTAACATCGCCTCGCTGTCTAAAAACCTTTTGTAGCATAATCGTCATCTTTACACCTTCTTTCCAAGCCTTGGATTCGAAAGCAAACTTAGTTGGTCTATTAGGATCTTTTGATACTGGCGGTAACTGGAAAAAATCGCCACAGAAGATGAGTTGAATTCCACCGAAGGGTTGATGATTTTTCCGTATTTTTCTAGCTATGAAATCGAGTTTATCAAGCAGTTCTGCGTCTAACATTGATATTTCATCGACAACCAAAGCACCAATATTTTCCCAGCGCCTTAGGTGCTTTCGAGACCTACGAACTTTTTTATAGAGTTTATCCGCATCACCTTTTCCTAATCCTATACCAGCGAACGAGTGTATGGTTATACCACCGATATTACAAGCAGCTAAACCCGTGGAAGCAGTGACTGCAACATTCTCCCTACCATATATGCCTTTTAAAACTTTTATCATTTCACGTAAAAGAATGGATTTACCGGTACCGGCACTCCCTGTATAAAAAATGTTGTGGCCATTTTCTGCCAACTTGATGATactttcttgttctttgcTTAAGCAAATCGGTATCTTGACTTTCACACCATTATGGGGATTCAAGTTACTGTCATCTTGGTCATTCTGCAATTCAGTGAAGCTAGGTCTTTGCGTCAAAACAGCAATCTTTTCTCCAAAttgcattttcttcttttcgttttcattTATCATTTCCAAACTTCTCTCTTGAGATATAGAATTATTTTGAAGTTCATCAAAAGaactttcctttttcaacgCTGGTCTTAATGGATTCTTGAATCCTGTCGATctcgattttttttgactgCTCTGGTCAAATGAGTTTTCAGAAATTAACTGCGGTGGTTGTATTATACTGGGTTTAAACATATCGTTCCAGGATAAAGGACTGTCtttattgataaaattcATGACATTTTTATCCCTCATAGGCTTTTTGTCCACCGGGTCTTCTTTATGTATGTCAGtgataattttcttttcttgcttCTCAGTTTCTAACTGTATGCAATCAGGTTCTTCCCAATCATCCGAATCAGAGAGCAAATCTAGgtcttcttttgaaagtatGGAAGGATGCTTCAATTGTGCTTGAATAAAGTTATTAGACCTGAAACCACGACTACTCATAGAAAACGATAGTTTGGCGTGCGATACGTTTTTgagtaaaagaaaactgtTGAAACTACAGATAAATGGCCTTCTTGGTATAATATGATTCAATGTTGATCTTATCCACTTTGGCATGTAAAATTGATTGATACAAGTAAGCTAATCGCTCAATGGATAATAttacaaataaaaatatcgAGGCAATACCAGTATTTCAATGTCTGGCCAAATAAATAGTTTAGTACAGCAATTTGATTAACGTTAAAGTTACTCTCCTCTTTGAATAATGTCGTGGTTAAAAAGTAAAGTATTTGTTTATACATTaagtgaagaaaattaagACGCGCCTTTCTTAATGTAACgccaaaaatttttaagaGATGAGCTGAACAGCATCACAAAACTACTATTTCCAGCGGAAGAAGGCATTTGAAGCGTCCTGATTCATAATTGCGATTTTATTTATCAACCAGATGTCTTATAAATTCGGCAAACTTGCCATTAATAAAAGTGAGCTATGTCTAGCAAATGTGCTACAGGCTGGCCAATCCTTTCGATGGATTTGGGATGAAAAGTTAAACCAGTACAGCACTACAATGAAGATAGGCCAGCAAGAAAAGTATTCAGTAGTGATTTTGAGGCAAGATGAAGAGAATGAGATCCTGGAATTTGTTGCTGTCGGCGACTGTGGCAATCAGGACGCCTTAAAAACTCATCtaatgaaatattttagaTTGGACGTGTCACTGAAGCACTTATTCGATAATGTTTGGATTCCAAGCGATAAAGCATTTGCGAAACTTTCTCCACAAGGCATCCGTATCTTGGCCCAGGAACCATGGGAGACATTGATTTCCTTTATTTGCTCGagtaataataacattTCAAGAATTACGAGAATGTGCAATAGCCTTTGCTCTAATTTCGGGAACTTAATCACAACAATAGATGGGGTCGCCTACCATTCGTTTCCTACAAGTGAGGAGCTAACTTCTCGAGCCACTGAAGCCAAGTTGCGTGAGCTGG
Coding sequences within:
- the PIF1 gene encoding DNA helicase PIF1 (DNA helicase, potent G-quadruplex DNA binder/unwinder; possesses strand annealing activity; promotes DNA synthesis during break-induced replication; involved in crossover recombination; works with Hrq1p to maintain telomere length homeostasis; translation from different start sites produces mitochondrial (DNA repair and recombination) and nuclear (catalytic inhibitor of telomerase) isoforms; mutations affect Zn, Fe homeostasis; regulated by Rad53p-dependent phosphorylation in rho0 cells), translated to MPKWIRSTLNHIIPRRPFICSFNSFLLLKNVSHAKLSFSMSSRGFRSNNFIQAQLKHPSILSKEDLDLLSDSDDWEEPDCIQLETEKQEKKIITDIHKEDPVDKKPMRDKNVMNFINKDSPLSWNDMFKPSIIQPPQLISENSFDQSSQKKSRSTGFKNPLRPALKKESSFDELQNNSISQERSLEMINENEKKKMQFGEKIAVLTQRPSFTELQNDQDDSNLNPHNGVKVKIPICLSKEQESIIKLAENGHNIFYTGSAGTGKSILLREMIKVLKGIYGRENVAVTASTGLAACNIGGITIHSFAGIGLGKGDADKLYKKVRRSRKHLRRWENIGALVVDEISMLDAELLDKLDFIARKIRKNHQPFGGIQLIFCGDFFQLPPVSKDPNRPTKFAFESKAWKEGVKMTIMLQKVFRQRGDVKFIDMLNRMRLGNIDDETEREFKKLSRPLPDDEIIPAELYSTRMEVERANNSRLSKLPGQVHIFNAIDGGALEDEELKERLLQNFLAPKELHLKVGAQVMMVKNLDATLVNGSLGKVIEFMDPETYFCYEALTNDPSMPPEKLETWAENPSKLKAAMEREQSDGEESAVASRKSSVKEGFAKSDIGEPVSPLDSSVFDFMKRVKTDDEVVLENIKRKEQLMQTIHQNSAGKRRLPLVRFKASDMSTRMVLVEPEDWAIEDENEKPLVSRVQLPLMLAWSLSIHKSQGQTLPKVKVDLRRVFEKGQAYVALSRAVSREGLQVLNFDRTRIKAHQKVIDFYLTLSSAESAYKQLEADEQVKKRKLDYAPGPKYKAKSKSKSNSPAPISATTQSNNGIAAMLQRHSRKRFQLKKESNSNQVHSLVSDEPRGQDTEDHILE